A DNA window from Halomicrobium mukohataei DSM 12286 contains the following coding sequences:
- a CDS encoding CARDB domain-containing protein, producing MDTHRSLFLALLVAGAFAIATTTGAFATGDEAVRGVYLDPADTANGEQYAEIGPDGQLRVEISNLNPDSRTVVDDVFVLGTDLAEASVWIEDDRSAVNFYRMDTGTSVEDETDPVTLTDGESVRIGFAVESGTPGVVMESITLRAEIPDETSEGGTGGGGTGGGGTGGGGTGGGGTGGPPASTATPTDTPTPTDTTGSGTTGGGTGGGDTTDDTATPTESTGDGTTTPGTATPTPTRTEVGGGGQPTNASTAGIEVVGLTTDPESPTVGETITVTATVENRGADTATRAVEIRGGGGVIASETVTLEPGERTTVSGTVSFDEPGSYEIQGHNESVTVTVGEQSQSPLELGGFAPVLLGGLVVLAAGLLAFVLWRSDEHDFVAVLADESPATLELLGGESASVGETEDGRTILGYDVADDETVTLDPAFTVRNAGSSAASVRIVALDEEGAPVTDGVTIEHIDGDDVTDFPDDDTSPHAIPAGGSLAVRLVLEADAVEAIATLRVETDDEH from the coding sequence ATGGACACTCACCGGTCGCTGTTCCTCGCACTCCTGGTAGCCGGCGCTTTCGCCATCGCCACGACTACTGGTGCGTTCGCGACGGGTGACGAGGCCGTCCGTGGCGTCTATCTCGATCCCGCCGACACGGCCAACGGGGAGCAGTACGCCGAGATCGGACCGGACGGGCAGCTTCGCGTCGAGATCTCGAACCTGAATCCGGACTCGCGAACCGTCGTCGACGACGTGTTCGTCCTCGGCACCGATCTGGCAGAGGCCAGCGTCTGGATCGAAGACGACCGTTCTGCCGTCAATTTCTACCGGATGGACACCGGCACGTCCGTCGAAGACGAGACCGATCCGGTGACGCTCACCGACGGCGAATCCGTTCGGATCGGGTTCGCCGTCGAGAGCGGAACGCCCGGCGTCGTCATGGAGTCGATCACGCTCCGCGCCGAGATTCCCGACGAGACCAGCGAAGGCGGGACCGGCGGCGGTGGAACGGGCGGTGGAGGCACTGGCGGCGGAGGCACTGGCGGTGGAGGCACCGGCGGACCGCCAGCCTCGACCGCGACGCCGACGGATACCCCGACGCCGACCGACACTACGGGCAGCGGCACGACCGGCGGCGGCACGGGTGGCGGTGACACGACCGACGACACCGCGACGCCGACGGAATCGACGGGCGACGGCACCACCACTCCCGGAACCGCGACGCCCACGCCGACCCGGACCGAGGTCGGTGGCGGCGGCCAGCCGACGAACGCGTCGACGGCGGGGATCGAAGTGGTCGGCCTGACGACCGACCCCGAGTCGCCGACCGTCGGGGAGACGATCACGGTGACGGCGACCGTCGAGAACCGCGGGGCGGACACCGCGACGAGGGCGGTCGAGATTCGCGGCGGTGGCGGCGTCATCGCGTCCGAGACGGTGACGCTCGAACCGGGCGAACGGACGACCGTCAGCGGCACCGTTAGCTTCGACGAGCCGGGATCGTACGAGATTCAGGGCCACAACGAGTCCGTGACGGTCACGGTCGGCGAGCAGAGTCAGTCGCCACTGGAGCTCGGTGGCTTCGCGCCGGTGCTCCTGGGCGGACTGGTGGTGCTGGCCGCGGGTCTCCTCGCGTTCGTCCTGTGGCGGTCCGACGAGCACGACTTCGTCGCCGTCCTCGCCGACGAGAGCCCGGCGACGCTCGAACTCCTCGGCGGCGAGTCCGCCTCGGTCGGCGAGACCGAGGACGGGAGGACGATACTGGGCTACGACGTGGCCGACGACGAGACCGTGACGCTCGACCCCGCGTTCACCGTCAGAAACGCCGGATCGAGCGCGGCAAGCGTACGGATCGTCGCCCTCGACGAAGAGGGAGCGCCGGTCACGGACGGCGTGACGATCGAGCACATCGACGGCGACGACGTGACCGACTTCCCCGACGACGACACGTCGCCCCACGCAATCCCGGCCGGTGGTTCCCTCGCCGTCCGGCTGGTGCTCGAAGCCGACGCCGTCGAGGCGATCGCGACCCTCCGCGTCGAGACGGACGACGAGCACTAG